The proteins below are encoded in one region of Brachyspira intermedia PWS/A:
- a CDS encoding flavodoxin family protein — MKKILILNGSPRLNGNTSALIEEFTKGAKLNGNDIIKFDLDRMNIHCCKGCLKGGKNPDSPCSQKDDMDKIYPHYKEADILVLASPMYYWSFSAQLKIFIDRIFAVTEIDPNYKTPYKECFMLMAAEGNDDNNSKPVIEYYQSLLNYLGWKDLGYLIAGGVFNIGDIKGKDEFLNKAFEMGKAII, encoded by the coding sequence ATGAAAAAAATATTAATTTTAAATGGAAGCCCTAGATTAAATGGTAATACTTCTGCATTGATAGAAGAATTTACTAAAGGAGCCAAACTAAATGGAAATGATATAATAAAATTCGATTTGGACAGAATGAATATACATTGCTGTAAAGGCTGTTTAAAAGGAGGTAAAAATCCTGATAGTCCTTGTTCTCAAAAAGATGATATGGATAAAATATACCCGCATTATAAAGAAGCTGATATATTAGTACTAGCTTCACCTATGTATTATTGGTCTTTCTCAGCTCAATTAAAAATATTTATAGACAGAATATTCGCTGTTACTGAAATAGACCCTAATTATAAAACACCATATAAAGAATGTTTTATGCTTATGGCAGCAGAAGGAAATGATGATAACAATTCTAAACCAGTTATAGAATATTATCAATCTTTATTAAATTACTTGGGCTGGAAAGATTTAGGTTATTTAATTGCAGGAGGAGTATTTAATATAGGAGATATAAAAGGAAAAGATGAATTTTTAAATAAAGCATTTGAAATGGGAAAAGCTATAATTTAA
- a CDS encoding winged helix-turn-helix transcriptional regulator, with product MKKDNSKLKEKYMEDTGFAYTMSLISGKYKMIILYILSELNVVRYNELKRIISNISHKTLSLTLKELEKDDLVARKEYPQIPPKVEYSLSKRGKSLIPILDAICVWGEKNRK from the coding sequence ATGAAAAAAGATAATAGCAAATTGAAAGAAAAATATATGGAAGATACAGGTTTTGCTTATACTATGTCATTAATATCAGGTAAATATAAAATGATAATATTATATATATTGTCAGAATTAAATGTAGTGAGATATAATGAATTAAAAAGAATAATATCTAATATATCTCATAAAACATTGAGTTTAACTTTGAAAGAATTAGAAAAAGATGATTTAGTTGCTAGGAAAGAATATCCTCAAATACCTCCAAAAGTAGAGTATAGCTTATCTAAAAGAGGTAAATCATTAATACCAATATTGGATGCTATATGTGTGTGGGGCGAGAAGAACAGAAAATAA
- a CDS encoding RluA family pseudouridine synthase, whose protein sequence is MHEKEKNKLNENIEELYKKSVIRKCRIEEDVEENTRLDKYMGDRFSYYSRNKWQDLIGQGLVLLNNSKVKYTRVVKKGDEIAYHIIGMKEPEVDKNVSIVYDDGDLIVANKPANLPVIPSGKYYHNTLHTIVKNMLNSNINMLNRIDRETSGCVVLSRSSKSASNFCAMLAGRKVNGKQYKRNSIKKTYIAIIENAKDIEDKFTVEGYMLESGHEYYRRFQTLHKENIEGSKYSKTSFKTIKRIGDYAVVMARLYTGRMHQIRVHLYSKGFFMVGDKIYGKYGPKVFDDFIEKGIIPENFFNRQALHAYSLKFNHPITDEIIKVKAPLPKDLKELIKKIKNNVKNK, encoded by the coding sequence ATTCATGAGAAAGAAAAAAATAAATTAAATGAAAATATAGAAGAATTATATAAAAAATCTGTAATAAGAAAATGCCGTATAGAAGAAGATGTTGAAGAAAATACCAGATTAGATAAATATATGGGAGATAGATTTTCTTATTATTCAAGAAATAAATGGCAGGATTTAATAGGTCAGGGTTTAGTTCTTCTTAATAATAGTAAAGTAAAATATACAAGAGTAGTAAAAAAAGGCGATGAGATAGCCTATCATATCATAGGAATGAAAGAGCCTGAAGTAGATAAAAATGTTTCTATAGTGTATGATGACGGTGATTTAATTGTAGCGAATAAACCTGCTAATTTACCTGTTATACCATCTGGAAAATATTATCATAACACACTTCATACTATTGTTAAAAATATGCTTAATAGCAATATAAATATGCTAAATAGGATAGACAGAGAAACCAGCGGATGCGTAGTTCTATCAAGAAGCAGTAAATCAGCATCGAATTTTTGTGCTATGCTTGCAGGAAGAAAAGTAAATGGGAAGCAGTATAAAAGAAATTCAATAAAAAAGACATATATCGCCATAATAGAAAATGCCAAAGATATAGAGGATAAATTCACTGTTGAAGGCTATATGCTTGAAAGCGGACATGAATATTACAGAAGATTTCAAACACTCCATAAAGAAAATATAGAAGGTTCAAAATATTCAAAAACTTCTTTTAAAACTATAAAAAGAATAGGAGATTATGCTGTTGTTATGGCTAGGCTCTATACTGGAAGAATGCATCAGATAAGGGTGCATTTATATTCCAAAGGCTTTTTTATGGTAGGTGATAAAATATACGGTAAATACGGCCCTAAAGTTTTCGATGATTTTATAGAAAAAGGTATTATTCCAGAAAATTTTTTCAATAGACAGGCATTACATGCCTATAGTTTAAAATTTAATCATCCAATTACTGATGAAATAATCAAAGTAAAAGCTCCTTTACCCAAAGATTTAAAAGAATTAATTAAAAAAATAAAAAATAATGTAAAAAATAAGTAA
- a CDS encoding PepSY-like domain-containing protein, producing the protein MKKLSIFLASLFILSASSLFADMVVPPSALPQQATSFIQRVFPGTQIWKVERDGRKFDVQLSNGVSIDFLANGDWENIDSEYAPIPDAAFPAAVIQAVKNAYPQAAVIDAEKEWGNYKLKLNNMMELMVTGNGQIMRQKFDD; encoded by the coding sequence ATGAAAAAATTATCTATCTTTTTAGCATCATTATTTATTTTATCAGCTTCAAGCCTTTTTGCCGACATGGTAGTTCCGCCTTCAGCATTGCCTCAGCAAGCAACTTCATTTATACAGAGAGTTTTCCCTGGTACTCAAATTTGGAAAGTTGAAAGAGACGGAAGAAAATTCGATGTTCAATTATCAAATGGAGTATCTATAGACTTTTTAGCTAATGGTGATTGGGAAAATATAGACAGTGAATATGCTCCTATACCAGATGCTGCTTTCCCTGCTGCTGTTATACAGGCAGTAAAAAATGCATATCCTCAAGCTGCTGTTATAGATGCAGAAAAAGAGTGGGGCAACTATAAGTTAAAATTAAATAATATGATGGAGCTTATGGTAACAGGAAACGGACAGATTATGAGACAAAAATTCGATGACTAA
- a CDS encoding sulfate/molybdate ABC transporter ATP-binding protein: MGLIVDIKKKLSNFDLDLQFEVKSGVFSILGASGSGKSMALKCIAGIEKPDSGYIECNGNVFYDSKKHINIKPQKRNVGFLFQNYALFPNMTVEENIKCGIRDKKNNIDIEYIMKKFFIHHIKNKRPREISGGEQQRTALARIFVSSPNILMLDEPLSALDYHIKWELEKFILSTIKEFNGTTLFVSHNRDEVYRLSDNIGIINKGKFDIIDSKYNLFENPKTYFSALLTGYKNFSKIKILENTKIECIDWNIILEIKNNNLENIENANYIGMRPYSFFDYDDNKQNNIYIKSKITNITEDMFSYIITLVPNNSENQITWRLDKNKYKNDYELGKEINLSFNTDDIIFLK, encoded by the coding sequence TTGGGTTTAATAGTTGATATAAAAAAGAAGCTGTCTAATTTTGATTTAGATTTGCAGTTTGAAGTGAAAAGCGGAGTATTTTCTATTTTGGGAGCTTCAGGCAGCGGTAAAAGTATGGCTTTAAAATGCATTGCTGGAATAGAAAAACCAGACAGCGGATATATAGAATGCAATGGGAACGTTTTTTATGATTCTAAGAAACATATTAATATAAAGCCTCAAAAAAGAAATGTAGGTTTTTTATTTCAAAATTATGCCTTATTTCCAAATATGACTGTTGAAGAAAATATTAAATGCGGTATAAGAGATAAAAAAAATAATATTGATATTGAATATATCATGAAAAAATTTTTTATACATCATATAAAAAATAAAAGACCAAGAGAAATATCAGGAGGAGAACAGCAAAGAACAGCATTAGCAAGAATATTTGTATCATCTCCAAATATATTAATGCTTGATGAACCTTTGAGTGCTTTGGACTATCATATAAAATGGGAACTAGAAAAATTTATACTATCAACTATAAAAGAATTTAATGGCACTACTCTATTCGTATCACATAACAGAGATGAAGTATATAGATTATCAGATAATATAGGAATAATTAATAAAGGTAAATTCGATATAATAGATTCTAAATATAATCTTTTTGAAAATCCTAAAACATATTTCTCAGCACTTCTTACAGGATATAAAAATTTTTCAAAAATAAAAATATTAGAAAATACAAAAATAGAATGCATTGATTGGAATATTATTTTAGAAATAAAAAATAATAATTTAGAAAATATAGAAAATGCAAACTATATTGGAATGCGTCCTTATTCTTTTTTTGATTATGATGATAATAAACAAAATAATATATATATAAAATCAAAAATAACAAATATCACAGAAGATATGTTTTCTTATATTATTACTTTAGTTCCTAATAACAGTGAAAATCAAATAACTTGGAGATTAGATAAAAATAAATATAAAAATGATTATGAACTTGGAAAAGAAATAAATTTATCATTTAATACTGATGATATAATATTTTTAAAATAA
- the modB gene encoding molybdate ABC transporter permease subunit, producing the protein MEYSPLILSIKTALYSTIITFFVGIYAAIIVVKIKKFSSLFDIIFTLPLVLPPTVVGFFLLLFFGRNSFIGGIVDKLGFPFVFTLRGAVLASFIVSFPLMYRTSKGAFEQIDKNIINAARTLGKSENWIFWRVILPNTWHSILGGTILSFTRALGEFGATIMIAGNIPNKTQTMSLAVYTAVQAGDRELAFKWVMVIVLISFVSIMMMNVILPLSDTIKKRL; encoded by the coding sequence ATGGAATATTCTCCATTAATTTTATCTATAAAAACGGCATTATATTCTACAATAATAACTTTTTTTGTAGGAATATATGCCGCTATTATAGTGGTAAAAATCAAAAAATTTTCATCTCTATTTGATATAATATTCACGCTTCCTCTTGTACTTCCTCCTACAGTAGTTGGATTTTTTCTTTTATTATTTTTTGGAAGAAACTCTTTTATAGGAGGCATAGTTGATAAATTAGGATTTCCTTTCGTATTTACATTAAGAGGTGCAGTATTAGCTTCATTTATAGTATCATTTCCATTGATGTATAGAACTTCAAAAGGAGCATTCGAGCAAATAGATAAAAATATAATCAATGCAGCAAGAACATTAGGAAAATCAGAAAATTGGATATTTTGGAGAGTAATACTTCCAAACACTTGGCATTCTATACTAGGAGGAACTATACTATCATTTACTAGAGCTTTGGGAGAGTTTGGTGCAACTATAATGATAGCAGGAAACATACCAAATAAAACTCAAACAATGTCATTAGCCGTATATACAGCTGTTCAAGCTGGGGATAGAGAATTAGCTTTTAAATGGGTTATGGTAATTGTATTAATATCATTTGTAAGTATAATGATGATGAATGTTATACTTCCTCTTTCTGATACTATAAAAAAGAGATTATAA
- the modA gene encoding molybdate ABC transporter substrate-binding protein produces MKKIIFITLLISYLFISCGSSNTADNTSKTNTENKEILVLAAASLTDVLTELANNYKTETGTTVTFSFASSGALQTQIEAGSPADIFFSAAQKQMDALQEKDLIDTDTRKDLLENKVVLISPTNSNLNIKSFTDMTNANVTKIGLGEPKSVPVGQYSEEILSNLSILDTVKQKAVYGSDVRNVLSWVRTGEVDCGIVYATDAQIANDINIIAEAPEGTHKKVIYPIAIVKSSANKEEAKKFIDYISNDKAAEAFKNYGFTVIK; encoded by the coding sequence ATGAAAAAAATCATATTTATAACTCTATTAATATCTTATTTATTTATATCATGCGGTTCTTCAAATACTGCAGATAATACATCAAAAACTAATACAGAAAATAAAGAGATATTAGTATTAGCTGCTGCAAGCTTAACAGATGTACTTACTGAATTAGCTAATAACTATAAAACAGAAACAGGAACAACTGTTACATTCTCTTTTGCTTCATCCGGAGCATTACAAACACAAATAGAAGCTGGATCACCTGCTGATATTTTCTTTTCTGCTGCTCAAAAACAAATGGATGCATTACAGGAAAAAGATTTAATTGATACCGATACAAGAAAAGATTTGCTTGAAAATAAAGTTGTGTTAATATCTCCAACAAATTCAAATTTAAATATAAAATCATTCACAGATATGACAAATGCCAATGTTACTAAAATAGGATTAGGAGAGCCAAAAAGCGTACCTGTAGGACAGTATTCTGAAGAAATATTAAGTAATTTATCTATATTAGATACAGTTAAACAAAAAGCTGTTTATGGTTCTGATGTTAGAAATGTACTTTCTTGGGTTCGCACTGGAGAAGTTGACTGCGGTATAGTTTATGCTACAGATGCTCAAATAGCAAATGACATTAATATAATAGCGGAAGCTCCTGAAGGTACTCATAAAAAAGTTATTTATCCTATAGCTATAGTAAAATCTTCAGCAAATAAAGAAGAAGCTAAAAAGTTTATAGATTATATATCTAATGATAAAGCTGCTGAAGCATTTAAAAATTATGGATTTACTGTAATAAAATAA
- a CDS encoding MogA/MoaB family molybdenum cofactor biosynthesis protein: MKILVITVSDRAFKGIYEDKSGAVIVKTLEDNLKEKITNIEKVIVPDEYDTILNTLNENKNNFDIIITTGGTGLSQRDVTPEATEAFCKKEVRGISDYIRQESIKDTIFATLSRGYAGINDNVFVVNFPGSKKGAEYCTNLIIPLLEHIISMMKGEGH; the protein is encoded by the coding sequence TTGAAGATACTTGTTATTACTGTATCTGACAGAGCTTTTAAAGGCATTTATGAAGATAAATCAGGTGCTGTTATAGTAAAAACTCTTGAAGATAACTTAAAAGAAAAAATTACAAATATTGAAAAAGTCATAGTTCCAGACGAATATGATACTATATTAAACACTTTAAATGAAAATAAAAATAACTTTGATATTATAATAACCACAGGAGGAACAGGCTTATCTCAAAGAGATGTAACTCCTGAAGCTACAGAGGCATTTTGTAAAAAAGAAGTTAGAGGAATATCAGATTATATAAGACAAGAGTCAATAAAAGACACAATATTTGCCACTCTTTCAAGAGGATATGCTGGAATTAATGATAATGTATTTGTAGTAAACTTTCCGGGAAGTAAAAAAGGTGCTGAATATTGTACTAATTTAATTATTCCTTTACTAGAACATATTATTAGTATGATGAAAGGTGAAGGACATTAA
- a CDS encoding MOSC domain-containing protein has protein sequence MEKKYFKLISLNISKDTGTVKTPVESITLVEDKGVLNDAHFDKLKDRQVSLLAIEDIEYTNDKMKANLKPGDFAENITTKDVELYKLPIGTKMYIGNTIVEVSKIGKACHHGCDIKQLVGDCIMPKKGIFVRVIKGGEIKLEDTCYYCI, from the coding sequence ATGGAAAAGAAATATTTCAAATTAATCTCATTAAACATATCAAAAGATACAGGCACAGTAAAAACTCCTGTAGAAAGTATCACTTTAGTAGAAGATAAAGGCGTTCTTAATGATGCCCATTTCGATAAATTAAAAGACAGACAAGTTTCTTTACTTGCTATTGAAGATATAGAATATACTAATGATAAAATGAAAGCCAATCTAAAACCGGGTGATTTTGCTGAAAATATCACAACCAAAGATGTTGAGCTTTATAAACTGCCTATAGGAACAAAAATGTATATAGGAAATACTATAGTAGAAGTTTCTAAAATAGGAAAAGCATGCCATCATGGATGCGATATAAAGCAATTAGTAGGAGACTGCATTATGCCTAAGAAAGGTATATTTGTAAGAGTTATTAAAGGCGGGGAAATAAAACTTGAAGATACTTGTTATTACTGTATCTGA
- a CDS encoding XdhC family protein: MNNKQILDKALELINNNIEAELIKILKISGSAPRTLDAFMIVYKEDDKQKNIGTIGGGLLEFEALKDAYVLLDNKESSIKKYNLTPQEAGGIGMVCGGSAEISFVYLNDNKDMISNLKKEIEDKESNVYIFGGGHVSYDLVEVLYKIGFNCIVIDDREEFANKDRFPNASKIIVENYENVFDKISITDKDYIVIVTRGHSHDYIVEKNALKTNALYIGMIGSKNKIKTLHDRLKSEENYTDEMITRVHAPIGIAIGAESTEEIAISIAAELILVRAKAENRRKIKINLL, translated from the coding sequence ATGAATAATAAGCAAATATTAGATAAAGCTTTGGAACTTATAAATAATAATATAGAAGCAGAACTAATAAAAATACTTAAAATATCAGGCTCTGCTCCAAGAACATTAGATGCCTTTATGATAGTTTATAAAGAAGATGATAAACAAAAAAATATTGGTACTATAGGAGGCGGATTATTAGAATTTGAAGCTTTAAAAGATGCTTATGTGCTTTTAGATAATAAAGAAAGTTCTATTAAAAAATATAATTTAACTCCTCAGGAAGCAGGCGGAATCGGTATGGTATGCGGAGGAAGTGCTGAGATATCATTTGTATATTTAAATGATAATAAAGATATGATAAGTAATTTGAAAAAAGAAATTGAGGATAAAGAAAGCAATGTTTATATATTCGGCGGCGGACATGTATCTTATGATTTGGTTGAAGTTTTGTATAAAATAGGTTTTAATTGCATTGTTATAGATGATAGAGAAGAGTTTGCAAATAAAGACAGATTTCCTAATGCTAGTAAAATAATAGTGGAAAATTATGAAAATGTTTTTGATAAAATAAGTATTACTGATAAAGATTATATAGTAATAGTTACAAGAGGGCATTCTCATGATTATATAGTTGAAAAAAATGCTTTGAAAACTAATGCATTATATATTGGAATGATAGGAAGTAAAAACAAAATAAAGACATTGCATGACAGATTAAAAAGTGAAGAAAATTATACTGATGAAATGATAACAAGAGTTCATGCCCCAATAGGAATAGCAATAGGTGCAGAGAGTACAGAAGAAATAGCAATAAGTATAGCAGCGGAACTTATACTTGTAAGGGCAAAAGCAGAAAATAGAAGAAAGATAAAAATTAATTTATTATAA
- a CDS encoding molybdopterin molybdotransferase MoeA, producing MARTFLHPNEALELVLKNSEDYGNEKISVLDSYNRVLVDDVYALNDDPPFSKSSMDGYAYKKEDENKNSYVLIEDKIIYAGLCDKIEVKSGECIKIMTGAMIPENCDAVQRVEWVEEKKEKKENGKTIINFTKKEITNNVIKKGNNKKSGDKILDKKMLLPKDVAILAGFGYNNVEVKKKINTAVISTGNEIANIGESLKEGQIYDANAPMLVARTSALSCNSKFYGKVNDDEKEIKEILSKALEENDIVLISGGVSMGDFDYVHKELLELGVNQIFHGVAMKPGKPLFFGKLGKKAVFALPGNTVSSFMTFEIMVKPYILNCLGINYDTNYIKAVISEDFKRKDTERLEYIPVHLFFDDTKLLVKLIKYNNSSMISSFSEANGILKIDIGISDIVNGSIVDVRFL from the coding sequence ATGGCTAGAACTTTTTTACATCCGAATGAAGCTTTGGAATTGGTATTAAAAAATTCTGAAGATTATGGTAATGAAAAAATATCAGTACTTGATTCTTATAACAGAGTTTTGGTTGATGATGTTTATGCTTTGAATGATGATCCTCCTTTTAGTAAATCTTCTATGGACGGATATGCTTATAAAAAAGAAGATGAAAATAAAAATAGTTATGTTTTAATTGAAGATAAAATTATATATGCAGGACTTTGTGATAAAATTGAAGTCAAAAGCGGAGAATGTATAAAAATAATGACAGGTGCTATGATTCCTGAAAATTGCGATGCAGTTCAGAGAGTAGAGTGGGTAGAAGAAAAAAAAGAAAAAAAAGAAAATGGTAAAACAATTATTAATTTCACTAAAAAAGAAATAACTAATAATGTAATAAAAAAAGGCAATAATAAAAAATCCGGGGATAAAATATTAGATAAAAAAATGCTTTTACCTAAAGATGTTGCTATACTCGCAGGATTTGGTTATAATAATGTAGAAGTAAAGAAGAAAATAAATACTGCTGTAATATCTACAGGTAATGAAATAGCAAATATAGGAGAAAGTTTAAAAGAAGGACAGATATATGATGCTAATGCTCCTATGCTTGTTGCTAGAACTTCAGCTTTATCTTGTAACAGCAAATTTTATGGAAAAGTAAATGATGATGAAAAAGAGATAAAAGAAATATTATCTAAAGCATTAGAAGAAAATGATATTGTTCTTATAAGTGGCGGAGTATCTATGGGAGATTTTGATTATGTTCATAAAGAGTTATTAGAGCTTGGAGTTAATCAAATATTTCATGGTGTTGCTATGAAGCCCGGAAAGCCTTTGTTCTTTGGTAAATTAGGTAAAAAAGCTGTGTTTGCATTACCCGGTAATACTGTTTCTTCTTTTATGACTTTTGAAATAATGGTTAAGCCTTATATATTAAATTGTTTAGGTATAAATTATGATACTAATTATATAAAGGCTGTAATTAGTGAAGACTTTAAAAGAAAAGACACAGAAAGACTTGAATATATACCTGTTCATTTATTTTTTGATGATACAAAATTATTAGTCAAACTTATAAAGTATAATAATTCTTCTATGATATCATCATTTTCTGAAGCTAATGGTATATTAAAAATAGATATTGGAATTTCTGATATTGTCAATGGAAGTATAGTTGATGTTAGATTCCTTTAA
- a CDS encoding GTP 3',8-cyclase MoaA, with amino-acid sequence MLDSFNREINYIRVSVTDRCNLRCVYCMPEEGIMKKTHSQILTYEQIYNVVKEASELGVKKVRITGGEPLVRKNIDELVAMIRTIDKVDIIAMTTNAVLLDGIAEKLKNAGLDSINISLDTLDSERYKYITRGGNLYDAMKGIKKASELGFQLKINVVVYDEKSKEELPLLKKYAESINAKLQTIQYYNLNSQKLDSIDYDRPARCKYCNRIRLLSDGYLLSCLHSNIKFKVDFDDIRGSIIKCIEGKPENGAYSDAESLSMIGG; translated from the coding sequence ATGTTAGATTCCTTTAATAGAGAAATAAATTATATACGAGTTTCTGTTACTGACAGATGCAATTTAAGATGTGTATATTGTATGCCTGAAGAAGGTATTATGAAAAAAACACATAGTCAAATTTTAACTTATGAACAAATATATAATGTAGTTAAAGAGGCTTCTGAATTAGGAGTAAAAAAGGTTAGAATAACAGGAGGCGAGCCTTTAGTAAGAAAAAATATTGATGAGCTTGTAGCTATGATTAGAACTATAGATAAAGTAGATATAATAGCTATGACTACTAATGCGGTTTTGCTTGATGGTATTGCTGAGAAATTAAAAAATGCAGGGCTTGATTCAATAAATATATCTCTTGATACTTTAGACAGTGAAAGATATAAGTATATTACCAGAGGCGGAAATTTATACGATGCTATGAAGGGAATAAAAAAAGCTTCTGAATTAGGCTTTCAATTAAAGATTAATGTTGTTGTTTATGATGAAAAGAGTAAAGAAGAATTGCCATTGTTAAAAAAATATGCTGAGAGTATAAATGCTAAACTTCAAACTATTCAGTATTATAATCTTAACAGTCAAAAACTTGATTCTATAGATTATGACAGACCTGCAAGATGTAAATACTGCAATAGGATAAGATTATTATCTGACGGATATTTACTCAGTTGTTTGCATAGCAATATAAAGTTTAAAGTTGATTTTGATGATATAAGAGGCTCTATAATAAAATGTATTGAAGGAAAGCCTGAAAATGGTGCTTATAGCGATGCTGAATCATTAAGTATGATAGGCGGTTAA
- the moaC gene encoding cyclic pyranopterin monophosphate synthase MoaC, protein MSDKLTHIDESGNANMVDVGDKNIVKRTAEATGKIYLSKETLKLIEENNIKKGDVISVARIAGIMGAKHTSELIPLCHNINIEKVSLDFTLEEDGIVIKSYCRCSYKTGIEMEALTAVSVAALTIWDMCKAVDKNMRISDITLLSKTKS, encoded by the coding sequence ATGAGTGATAAATTAACACATATAGATGAAAGCGGTAATGCTAATATGGTTGATGTTGGAGATAAAAATATTGTAAAAAGAACAGCAGAAGCTACAGGAAAAATATATTTATCAAAAGAAACACTAAAATTAATAGAAGAAAACAATATAAAGAAAGGCGATGTTATATCTGTTGCTAGGATTGCAGGTATTATGGGAGCGAAACATACTTCTGAACTTATACCTTTATGTCATAATATCAATATAGAAAAAGTATCTTTAGATTTTACTTTAGAAGAAGATGGAATAGTTATAAAATCTTATTGCCGATGCAGTTATAAAACAGGTATAGAGATGGAAGCCTTAACTGCTGTTAGTGTTGCCGCTCTTACAATATGGGATATGTGTAAGGCTGTTGATAAGAATATGAGAATATCTGATATTACTTTATTATCAAAAACTAAAAGTTAA